A single window of Brassica napus cultivar Da-Ae unplaced genomic scaffold, Da-Ae ScsIHWf_161;HRSCAF=291, whole genome shotgun sequence DNA harbors:
- the LOC125598075 gene encoding F-box protein At3g28330-like, whose protein sequence is MPLMEKPDNREMDLLTDGLPPIPILLTKIPKISGTESLLEDLYAIILAKLPLTSIITFKRVCKQWKSLVESPFCRDLYLSMHQNSYYSSWSFMCRGYETETMAHYGSDNWCLTRSLGSYISSFLAEKFENREGRVVAYTDVGLILIYVVTNQSFYVANPVSRQCVEILPHNHAMERFWILGIVTRTEDEVVLGYKVVLLEKKKNFTSFLIYSSETGSWSLETVSFPFTFIAQEFNNPISLNGKLHWLAHNPEYKDFLVSFDFYPSGDKGSDRCRVTPFPDLDKTTKFKRACTTCQGFLMYINIVSVAEVDKLCVWRLKSEGWQLVSEISTDIVTAGFDYIPLGMNPFDDKLVYFWRGNMEGQDLLSINLHIGEFMVHEELERSSDGRVLSSVGGPREIEYIKETFYSSFVLPRWLHPFPN, encoded by the coding sequence ATGCCATTGATGGAGAAACCAGACAATAGGGAGATGGATTTGCTCACAGATGGATTACCACCAATCCCTATCCTATTGACGAAGATACCAAAGATCAGTGGAACGGAATCGCTGCTAGAGGATCTGTATGCGATTATACTAGCCAAGTTACCACTAACGAGCATAATCACTTTCAAACGGGTTTGCAAGCAATGGAAATCACTCGTTGAGTCTCCTTTTTGCCGCGATCTTTATCTGTCTATGCACCAAAACTCGTATTATTCTTCTTGGTCGTTCATGTGTAGAGGTTACGAGACAGAAACCATGGCTCACTACGGATCCGATAACTGGTGTCTTACCCGTTCTCTCGGTTCTTACATCTCGTCTTTTCTAGCCGAAAAGTTCGAGAACCGAGAAGGTAGAGTCGTGGCTTACACCGATGTTGGATTGATATTGATTTACGTAGTCACGAACCAATCTTTCTACGTGGCTAATCCTGTCTCAAGGCAATGCGTAGAGATCCTGCCTCATAATCATGCAAtggaacgtttttggatattgGGGATTGTGACTCGAACTGAGGACGAAGTCGTTTTGGGTTACAAAGTTGTTTtgttagagaagaagaagaactttaCTAGTTTCTTGATATATTCATCTGAGACCGGCTCGTGGAGTCTTGAAACTGTTAGTTTTCCTTTCACTTTCATCGCTCAGGAATTTAACAATCCCATTAGCCTGAACGGAAAGCTTCACTGGCTCGCTCACAATCCGGAGTATAAAGATTTTCTTGTATCCTTCGATTTCTACCCTAGTGGAGACAAGGGTTCTGATCGATGTCGTGTTACACCTTTCCCTGACTTAGACAAAACAACTAAATTCAAAAGAGCTTGCACAACTTGTCAAGGGTTTCTCATGTATATTAACATAGTCTCTGTAGCCGAAGTTGATAAGCTGTGTGTATGGAGGCTAAAGAGCGAAGGATGGCAACTAGTATCTGAAATCTCTACTGATATTGTAACGGCTGGTTTTGATTATATTCCGTTGGGGATGAATCCTTTTGATGATAAACTAGTGTACTTTTGGAGGGGAAACATGGAGGGCCAAGATTTGTTGTCTATTAACTTACACATTGGGGAGTTTATGGTCCACGAAGAGTTGGAACGTAGCAGCGACGGTCGCGTTCTGAGTTCCGTTGGTGGTCCGAGAGAGATAGAATACATAAAGGAAACATTTTATTCCTCGTTCGTTCTCCCGAGGTGGCTGCATCCTTTCCCGAACTAG